The nucleotide sequence TGCTATTTATCACCGAAGGTACAGTACAAACACTAGTCCTAGGTGGCCTCTTGCTCAACCAATGAGGTTTCTTGGACATAACGGAGAGATCAATACAATACAGGTTTCTACTATTTCTAAACATTGTTATGACTCATCATTACACTTCAACAATGAATGAAGGATCAAAGGTTAAGAAGATTCGTTTGTTTGAAATGTGCAGGGGAACTTAAACTGGATGCAGTCTCGAGAAGCTTCCTTGAAGTCCTCTGTTTGGAATGGCCGTGAAAATGAAATTCGTCCATTTGGTAATCCCAGGGGTTCAGACTCTGCTAATCTTGATAGTGCTGCAGAAGTAAGTAGTGTTGGCTTCTTTATGTTCTAggtaacacatttttttttgttggtactAACTCGCCACTCATTTGGATATCCTGCAGATAATGATTAGAAGTGGTCGAACTCCAGAAGAAGCTCTTATGATTCTTGTCCCTGAGGCATACAAAAACCATCCAACTTTATCTGACAAATATCCTGAGGTACTGTTGATCATCAGATTTTATTAAACATGGCATCTGAGTCTTCTatttgatttgttcttcattgaatccATTACAAAACTCACcattatctttctctctctgcttcttatTTAACTGCAGGTTATAGATTTCTATGACTACTACAAAGGACAAATGGAGGCTTGGGATGGTCCTGCCTTACTTTTGTTCAGGTAAATCTTTTTGAGCTAGTACTGGCTGTGTATTGTACCTTCTTACTTGAGCAGGTTTTAGAAAAAGGTCATCTAATCAAGCTATTGTTTTGTGGAATGAGTCAAGGGAATTTCTTGTCAAACTGCATTCTTGTCGTTTGCCTGTTGTGTCTGAACTTCAGGCTTCTCTATTCCCTGTTCGttttctccatttctttttttcggCTTCTCCTCAGGTTTATCTGACACTTGCTACTTGAATTCGTCACCTAGTGATGGAAAAACAGTTGGGGCTTGTCTTGACCGTAATGGACTTCGTCCTGCTCGATATTGGCGGACTAGTGACAATTTCGTCTATGTAGCATCTGAGGTATTTCACATTTCTATTCATCTATGATGGTCCAAATCACTCTAGCACCAGATTTACTGGTTTTACAAGACTCACTAGGTAAGAGAAGCCCTATTCATCTAAGTAGTAACTTATCTTTTTTTAGGTCGGAGTTGTACCAGTTGATGAGGCAAAAGTCACAATGAAAGGCCGTTTAGGACCCGGAATGATGATTGCTGCTGACCTAGTGAATGGCCAGGTTGGTAGATGAACAGTCCAAATCTTTTTTGAACACATTAATTCTTACAGTTTCTGTATTAATAGCACCACCCGAGATATGTATAACTCTTTAGCTGACTCATATAGCTTGTCCCAACTTACAGGTATATGAGAATACAGAGGTAAAGAAGAGAATATCTTCATTTAATCCATATGGAAAGTGGATCAAAGAAAATTCCAGGTCCTTGAAGCCTGTGAATTTCAAATCCGCAACTGTCATGGAAAATGAAGAAATCCTAAGAAGCCAACAGTAATATATTCCTGAactttcatcatttttttttttactagataTGCCTCTAATCATCCAGAAGCTAATGCTTGCAAATATCATCTTCTCAGGGCATTTGGTTATTCAAGTGAAGATGTGCAAATGGTTATTGAGTCTATGGCTTCCCAAGGAAAAGAACCAACATTCTGCATGGGAGATGATATTCCGCTGGCTGGATTGTCTCAAAGACCACATATGCTTTACGATTATTTCAAACAAAGATTTGCCCAGGTACCATTCAACTCATAGGTTTCTATGTATTGCTTCCTTTTATGACTAGATCCTCAACTAAAGCGTATGCCCTGGTTTCAGGTTACAAACCCTGCCATTGATCCCCTTAGGGAAGGTTTGGTTATGTCTCTTGAAGTTAATATTGGAAAACGTGGAAACATATTAGAGCTTGGGCCTGAGAACGCCTCACAGGTTTTTTTTATCACTCTTAATtacatttcctctgtttttcccTCATTGTGTTTCACACTATCTGTTTATGAATGGTTTGTTTTGCATGAACCAGGTTATACTGTCTAACCCTGTGTTAAACGAAGGAGCATTGGAGGAGTTAATGAAGGATACATACTTGAAACCCAAGGTTCTGTCAACATATTTCGATATAAGAAAAGGAGTTGAAGGTTCCTTGCAAAAGGCTATATATTATCTTTGTGAAGCAGCTGATGATGCTGTCCGAAGTGGCTCTCAGCTCCTCGTTCTTTCAGACCGATCCGATAGCCTGGTAAGTGTCATATCACAACAATGTTACACTCTTTGTTACAGATATCAAGAACTTGCATAAAACTGTAAATCAATTTGGCTCTTATAGGAACCAACCCGGCCTGCAATTCCCATAATGTTAGCTGTTGGTGCTGTCCATCAACATCTTATTCAGAACGGGTTGCGGATGTCAGCTTCCATTGTTGCTGATACTGCCCAGTGCTTCAGCACACATCATTTTGCATGTCTGGTTGGATATGGTGCAAGGTTAGTCTCTTTGGTTTATTAGGAATTTTCTAAAATTGTCCGTGCCAAGTGATAATAGCAAACAACTCTAAGTTAAATATTCATCAATAAGTATGCTTTGTTTTCCCACAGTGCTGTATGCCCATACTTGGCACTAGAGACATGTAGGCAATGGCGCTTAAGTAACAAAACTGTAGCCTTTATGCGGAATGGGAAAATTCCTACTGTAACCATTGAGCAAGCTCAGAAGAATTATACCAAGGTGAGAAGAAAATTTTAGTACACGTTCTTAAGATGTTTTCTCAAGTTTCTTTAAAGACTCATCTCTTTTAGTTGTTGAAACATTATAAAGGATTCTGATTTTAAAAATGGCTTATCTTTGCAGGCGGTTAATGCAGGACttcttaaaattctttctaagaTGGGCATCTCATTGCTTTCAAGGTTCCACTTCTATCCACTAATAACTTATGTTATGTGCACTTCTACAACTACTGATCACTTAGCATTTTCTTGGCTCAGTTATTGTGGTGCTCAGATATTTGAGATATATGGTTTGGGAAAGGACGTTGTTGATCTTGCATTCACTGGAAGTGTGTCCAAAATCAGTGGACTCACCTTTGATGAGGTGAGAAAATACATATGCTGATGTTCTGATTACTTTTGATGAGTTTCACATCTCTTCTAACAAAATGCAGTCTTCTTCTTTCAGTTGGCAAGGGAGACATTGTCTTTCTGGGTGAAGGCCTTTTCTGAGGATACAACTAAACGAttagaaaattttggatttattCAATTTAGGCCTGGAGGTAAAtacatttctcattttttttcagTTCAGTATGTTGTATAAGCATTTTCATTTACAAAAGTCTTGTTATACTTTAGGTGAGTATCATTCAAACAACCCAGAGATGTCAAAGTTGCTACACAAGGCTGTCCGTGAAAAGAGTGAAACTGCATATGCAGTCTATCAACAGCATCTCTCTAACCGACCTGTTAATGTGAGTATATCTAGTTTCTCTTCCTCAAGCCTTCTTTAGTGTTTAAGTTCACTTTATGTCTGAACACTTGGGGGCTggctgtctctctctctctttaggtCCTCCGTGATCTGCTTGAGTTCAAGAGTGACCGTGCACCAATCCCAGTAGGAAAAGTCGAACCAGCCGTTGCTATTGTTAAGAGATTTTGTACAGGTGGAATGTCACTTGGTGCTATTTCAAGAGAAACTCATGAAGCAATTGCTATTGCAATGAACAGAATTGGTGGTAAATCAAACTCTGGAGAAGGTGGAGAGGTAAAATATCCAATTTCTCTTTCAGATGAGTAAGCAATTCAAAAATCTAATGCCCTGTTTGTTCTGTAGGATCCTATCCGTTGGAAGCCACTTACAGATGTGGTTGATGGATATTCACCAACATTGCCACATCTCAAAGGTCTTCAAAACGGAGATATTGCAACAAGTGCTATCAAGCAGGTAATGTTTTCATCTGTTTATATCATAAAACTTTGTTCTGCAGAGAGATAAAAGTTAGTGGTAACTTTACATTTTGTATATATCTCAGGTTGCTTCAGGGCGTTTTGGAGTCACACCAACATTCTTGGTGAATGCAGATCAGTTGGAAATCAAAGTCGCACAAGGTGCTAAGCCTGGGGAAGGCGGTCAGCTTCCAGGAAAGAAAGTTAGTGCGTATATCGCAAGGCTAAGAAGCTCCAAACCTGGTGTTCCGCTTATATCACCACCTCCTCACCACGATATTTACTCTATAGAGGATCTTGCTCAGTTGATCTTTGATCTACACCAGGTGATCAATCTTTTCAGAACTCAATAAGACAGTTGAGATTAACTCCATGTAATCTAATTCCCAActgaataaacaaacagattaaTCCAAATGCAAAAGTATCAGTCAAGCTGGTCGCAGAAGCTGGAATAGGAACAGTTGCTTCTGGAGTTGCAAAGGGTAACGCTGATATCATTCAGGTATCAACTTGAGAACAAAACATTGCCTCTTGTTTCTCACATGTAGTCTTTGTTCCAAGAAgtttcattgttctttttgatatgattttcagATATCAGGGCATGATGGTGGAACTGGTGCTAGTCCAATAAGTTCCATAAAACATGCTGGTGGACCATGGGAACTTGGACTAACAGAAACTCACCAAGTAATCATTTTGGCTACAATTTGGTACTAATTCTCTTGGAAATTCTAAGTATAAAGACTCATTTCATCTACTTGCTTTATTCTCTTTTTGCAGACACTTATTGAAAACGGACTCAGAGAAAGAGTCATATTAAGAGTCGATGGAGGCTTAAAGAGTGGCGTTGATGTTCTAATGGCTGCAGCTATGGGTGCTGATGAATACGGTTTTGGTTCCTTGGCCATGATTGCTACTGGTTGTGTTATGGCTCGTATTTGCCACACTAATAATTGCCCAGTGGGTGTAGCAAGTCAggtaaaactcaaaaatatttattaaattttcctTTGGCTTGTTAAACACACTCTCTTGATTTTCACTACTGTTTCTATAACATTCTCTGTATGGTCACAGAGAGAAGAGTTACGTGCAAGATTCCCCGGTGTGCCTGGTGATCTTGTCAATTACTTCTTATACGTAGCAGAAGAGGTTAGCTGACTTTGTACCATCTCTTGCTAAGAGTATCTCTGTCCTATAATCTCATCTCAAGTATAATCTTTTCTCGGCAGGTGAGAGGCATCTTAGCACAGTTGGGATACAgcaagttagatgatatcattGGACGAACAGAGCTACTGAAACCACGAGACATTTCGCTAGTTAAAACTCAGCATCTTGATTTGAGTTATCTTCTTTCGGTATGTGCTTTGTATCCATACTCTATTTCTTCTACATGAATTGAAGAATCATATTTATAtcagtttttctaatttttcttgtttttttttttcactatattAGTCTGTTGGAACACCTTCAATGAGCAGTACTGAAATCAGGAAGCAGGATGTTCATACAAATGGACCTGTTCTAGATGACGATATTCTTGCAGATCCATTGGTAACACAAGTCTTTCCCTGCTGTTTCTGCACCTGGTTCTGCTAACTATGTGGTTGTTAACAGAGTTTTAATATCTCCAGGTGATAGATGCAATAGAGAACGAAAAGGTGGTTGAGAAAACCGTCAAAATATGCAACGTAGACCGTGCGGCTTGTGGTCGCGTTGCTGGTGTTATCGCAAAGAAGTATGGAGACACTGGTTTCGCCGGACAAGTGAATCTAACGTGAGATATATAAACTAAAGCTTTGTATAAACTGATACGTTTCAGTTCaggttatatatatagctaaaccGAGTTTTTTACTCTCTTCTTGTTCGGCAGTTTCCTTGGGAGCGCAGGACAGTCCTTTGGGTGCTTTTTGATTCCCGGTATGAACATCCGGCTCATAGGAGAGTCAAATGACTACGTTGGAAAGGTACATTAGCATCCAtatgcatataaaaaaaaaaatagtttttgcaTCAACTGTTACTTGTTATGAAATCTTCTGACAATGGTTTGATCTTTTTTGAAGGGAATGGCTGGTGGTGAAATAGTAGTAACTCCTGTGGACACAATTGGTTTTGTGCCTGAGGAAGCAACCATAGTTGGGAACACTTGCTTGTATGGTGCTACGGGAGGTCAGATATTCGCTAGAGGCAAAGCTGGAGAGAGATTTGCAGTGAGAAACTCACTCGCTGAAGCAGTAGTTGAAGGCACTGGAGACCATTGCTGTGAGTACATGACTGGTGGCTGTGTAGTCGTGCTTGGAAAGTGAGTAAAAACCGCGATCATTCAAACCCGactgattaagaaaaaaaaatctatatctaATGTTTTGTATTGTAACAGGGTTGGAAGAAACGTGGCTGCGGGTATGACAGGAGGCATAGCTTACCTTCTTGATGAAGATGACACTCTTCTTCCTaaggtttctttctctcttttaaggTGAAATTTAGATTCAACATTCATCTGAACAATCTCTATTATACAGATCAACCGAGAGATAGTGAAGATGCAGAGAGTAACTGCACCTGCAGGGGAATTGCAGCTGAAGAGCTTAATTGAAGCCCATGTCGTAAGTCATCTCAAAGACATATCTTAGATGTCTTGTCTTAGATGTCTTGTCTTAGATGTCATCATATATgtaaaaaactctctctttttttggttgatatataggaaaaaaCCGGAAGCAGCAAAGGTGCAACGATTCTGAATGAATGGGACAAGTATCTACCTCTCTTCTGGCAACTGGTTCCACCGAGCGAGGAAGACACTCCTGAAGCTTCTGCTGCTTATGTAAGAACAGCCACAGGCGAAGTCACATTTCAATCGGCATAGAGATCATATTCAAGAAGCATGTTGGAAACACAGGGATTGATACATTAATGGTGGACTATGGAAGAGATCTAGAATCATTATCATTCATAGATCAATTTGTGTGTGTGACAATATTCTTATTGTCCTTTGATCTTCAAACACTACCATGGTTGCTATAACTGTACAGTAAATTCAGTAAAGTAActgctttcaagtttcaacttcCATAAAATAATCGTCCAATAAATTTGCATGttctctttatataataaggCTTCCGAGttgaataatcatttttttaagaagaaaaagaaaatgttacaGAACTACTAGAAGGATACAATATTAAAATCTGAGAAAGTCGTCTAACATTAACTAACAAAGATATGATTCCCTCTTAGAAAATCTTCATTCTCTCATTATGATTGGCGTAATCCCAAAAGCATACCATTGATGAGTTCCTCCAGTCTCACTTTGCAATCTCCTATCATCtgcacacaaattaaagaagaaggaaaaaaacacgATTTTAATTAGATTCTTTAACT is from Camelina sativa cultivar DH55 chromosome 20, Cs, whole genome shotgun sequence and encodes:
- the LOC104768604 gene encoding ferredoxin-dependent glutamate synthase 1, chloroplastic/mitochondrial-like, translating into MAMMKSLSPVPKLLSTTPSSVLSSDKNFFFVDFVGLYCKSKRTRRRLRGGGDSSRSSSSRLSSVRAVLDLERVSDKDLSSPSVLKPQVANLEDILSERGACGVGFIANLDNIPSHGVVKAALIALGCMEHRGGCGADNDSGDGSGLMSSIPWDYFNVWAKEQGLSPFDKLHTGVGMIFLPQDDTFMQAAKQVTENIFEKEGLQVLGWREVPVNAPIVGKNAKETMPNIQQVFVKIAKEDSTDDIERELYICRKLIERAVATESWGTELYFCSLSNQTIVYKGMLRSEALGLFYLDLQNELYTSPFAIYHRRYSTNTSPRWPLAQPMRFLGHNGEINTIQGNLNWMQSREASLKSSVWNGRENEIRPFGNPRGSDSANLDSAAEIMIRSGRTPEEALMILVPEAYKNHPTLSDKYPEVIDFYDYYKGQMEAWDGPALLLFSDGKTVGACLDRNGLRPARYWRTSDNFVYVASEVGVVPVDEAKVTMKGRLGPGMMIAADLVNGQVYENTEVKKRISSFNPYGKWIKENSRSLKPVNFKSATVMENEEILRSQQAFGYSSEDVQMVIESMASQGKEPTFCMGDDIPLAGLSQRPHMLYDYFKQRFAQVTNPAIDPLREGLVMSLEVNIGKRGNILELGPENASQVILSNPVLNEGALEELMKDTYLKPKVLSTYFDIRKGVEGSLQKAIYYLCEAADDAVRSGSQLLVLSDRSDSLEPTRPAIPIMLAVGAVHQHLIQNGLRMSASIVADTAQCFSTHHFACLVGYGASAVCPYLALETCRQWRLSNKTVAFMRNGKIPTVTIEQAQKNYTKAVNAGLLKILSKMGISLLSSYCGAQIFEIYGLGKDVVDLAFTGSVSKISGLTFDELARETLSFWVKAFSEDTTKRLENFGFIQFRPGGEYHSNNPEMSKLLHKAVREKSETAYAVYQQHLSNRPVNVLRDLLEFKSDRAPIPVGKVEPAVAIVKRFCTGGMSLGAISRETHEAIAIAMNRIGGKSNSGEGGEDPIRWKPLTDVVDGYSPTLPHLKGLQNGDIATSAIKQVASGRFGVTPTFLVNADQLEIKVAQGAKPGEGGQLPGKKVSAYIARLRSSKPGVPLISPPPHHDIYSIEDLAQLIFDLHQINPNAKVSVKLVAEAGIGTVASGVAKGNADIIQISGHDGGTGASPISSIKHAGGPWELGLTETHQTLIENGLRERVILRVDGGLKSGVDVLMAAAMGADEYGFGSLAMIATGCVMARICHTNNCPVGVASQREELRARFPGVPGDLVNYFLYVAEEVRGILAQLGYSKLDDIIGRTELLKPRDISLVKTQHLDLSYLLSSVGTPSMSSTEIRKQDVHTNGPVLDDDILADPLVIDAIENEKVVEKTVKICNVDRAACGRVAGVIAKKYGDTGFAGQVNLTFLGSAGQSFGCFLIPGMNIRLIGESNDYVGKGMAGGEIVVTPVDTIGFVPEEATIVGNTCLYGATGGQIFARGKAGERFAVRNSLAEAVVEGTGDHCCEYMTGGCVVVLGKVGRNVAAGMTGGIAYLLDEDDTLLPKINREIVKMQRVTAPAGELQLKSLIEAHVEKTGSSKGATILNEWDKYLPLFWQLVPPSEEDTPEASAAYVRTATGEVTFQSA